A region from the Acanthopagrus latus isolate v.2019 chromosome 8, fAcaLat1.1, whole genome shotgun sequence genome encodes:
- the ucmab gene encoding unique cartilage matrix-associated protein, protein MSWTYATLLALVAVLLALSLSPEADSAAVPSSTGSAKDPQGVLKKIFMKEADASNFFRRRSRRGAKSQDEINAEQRQILAADERKREFHEEKRNEFESYAEEEHDEQDERTRESTEQWREFHYDGMYPPQEYNRQSI, encoded by the exons ATGTCCTGGACGTATGCAACCCTCCTGGCGCTTGTCGCTGTGCTTCTTGCACTTTCTC TGTCTCCAGAGGCCGACTCTGCAGCTGTGCCCAGCAGCACAGGCAGCGCAAAAGACCCACAAG GTGTGCTGAAGAAGATCTTCATGAAGGAGGCCGACGCCTCAAACTTCTTCAGGAGACGCAGCAGACGGGGAGCCAAGTCTCAGGATGAGATTAATG CCGAGCAGAGGCAGATTCTGGCTGCAGATGAGCGAAAGCGAGAGTTCCATGAGGAGAAGAGGAACGAGTTTGAGAGCTACGCTGAAGAGGAGCACGATG AACAAGACGAGAGGACCAGAGAGAGCACCGAGCAGTGGAGGGAGTTTCACTATGACGGGATGTACCCTCCCCAGGAGTACAACCGTCAGTCCATCTga